The Candidatus Sericytochromatia bacterium DNA window TCAGTCACGACGGGGCTATCAATCGACCAGGCATCCCGACGCCGCGATCAGGCAAGTCCTGAAACCTCACCTTTCCCCCAATTTAAAGCGATTATTACTATTGCCGGGAGACTTGTTGGTGACACGTTGGATGGAGCGAGCACAAGACTCGTGTCCCCACCGCATCGCCCTGAGAGGTGCCCGATGTCCGCCATCACCCCCATCGTGCAAGCCGCCCGCAAAGGCCTCGTCGAAGCCGCCGAACACGCGGCCCCGAGCGTTCGCCGCCAGGTGGAGGCCGCTGCCGAGCGTGTCATGACGGCCGATGCCGTGGCACTCAGCCGCCAGGCGGCCGCCACCGCAACCAAGGCCGAGAGCAGCTTCATGCGTCGCGTTCTGGTGGCCCTCGGGCTGCTGCGCCCGAACGCGGAGGAATCCAAGTTCTTTATCGAGAAACTGCTGTTGGATCGCGGGGCCGGCTTCCCGGTCATGGGGCGACACTACGACTTGCAGACCCACCCGTTCAAGGATAATCTGGTGGCCTTTGCCACGAAGGCGGAGCGTTGGGACCCATCGGTCCCTTACGCATCCCAGGAGCGTCCATTGACGCTGCTGGGGACCTTCGATACCGAGTCTCGCACGCTGCGCTCGCTCAAGGCCATCAACCGGACACCCGCGAAACACGAGACCTACGAGCGCATCTTTATGGAGCAGCGCCCGCGGGAATGGTTCGAATTCTTCTGGCCCCGGGTGCAGATGTGAGAGAGCCTCAGAGACACGCGGCGCGAGCCGCCTCGTAGTCCTCGGGATGGTTGAGGTTCAGCAGGACTTCCGGGAACGGCACAGGGACCTCCTGAAGGTGGTCCCTGTGCTGCTGAAGCAACGAGCGCAGACCCTCTGGATGCGCCTCCAGTCGCAGCAGTTCCGGCAGCAATGAACGATGAATCCAGACGGGATGCCCACAACGTCCCTCGAAAACCGGCTGGACCGCGAGGCTGTCTCCCGCGACGCGATCCATCAAGAATCGCGGCAAGGCGGGCGGCAGGGGCTGGTCCACCGCCACCAGCAGCACCCCGCGCGGCGCCGGGGACGAGGCCAGAAAGCGGCAGGCCAGCGCGATCGAGCTGGCCCTGCCCGCCTCGAAATCGGGGTTGTCCAGCACCGTGACGCGAGGGCCCGTCGGAACGAACGGACGCACGGCCAACGCCTCGTGGCCGAGCACCACGAGCACCTGGGCGCAACCGGCCAAGGCGGCAACCTGATGGGCGATCAGGGGCTTCCCGGCCCAGTCGAGCAGCGCCTTGGGGGTACCCATACGAACGGAGCGTCCTGCAGCGGTCAGGATGGCAGCCGTCTCGGAGAGATTCATACAGACTCCTGCGCCGGACCGGCCACGCGCCCCGTCAGGGGCACACCCGGCCGGCCATACCGGGTCATCTGCACCTCAGCCAGAATGGAGAGCGCCACGGAGGCCGGTGACTTGCCACCGAGGTCCAACCCGATCGGTGCCCGCAGGCGGCCGTCCAGGGTACCCAGGCCACCGTCGGCCCGAAATTCGGCCACGATCGTCTCGACCTTGTGCGCCGACCCGATCATGCCCACGTACCGCCACGGCCGCCGGGCAGCCTCCCGCAGAACGAGCCGATCCGTGGCGTGGCAACGGGTCGCGATCACCAGGAAAGCCTCCTCGGTGTGCGTGAGCGATTCGAAGGGGGACCGCAGGGAGGCCACCAGTTCCAGCCGCTGCGCGTGAGGAAAATAGTCGGCCGTCACCCACTGGGGGCGATCGTCGATGACCCAGAGGTCATAGTCAAGGTCCCTGGCCAGGCGGGCCACGGCCTGATTGACATGCCCTGCCCCCACCAGCACCAGCCGGGGATGGGCCACATAGGGCTCCAAAAACAACCGGATGCTGCCCCCGCAGGTCATGCCGAGGGTGGAGGCCTCGTCGTCCGTGAGGTGGTGTTCCAGTTCCAGGGGCGCCCGCTCGGCGATCGCCCGCACCAGGCGATGAATCACCACGGCCTCCAAGGCGCCGCCGCCCACCGTCCCGGCGAGGATCTGCCCCTGCGCATCCACCAACAACTTGGCCCCGACCTCGGTCGGAATCGAACCCGAGATTCCGGTCACCGTCGCCAACGCCACCGGTAGGCCGGCTGCGAGGCTCTCATGCAGGCGGGCGAGCACCTTGTCGTTGCGCATCGGGGAATCCGCGTCCGTGCTCGGCGCGCTCAGGCCAGCACGGTCGGGGCGGGGCTGAGTTCCTGGTAGATCACCTTGGCCAGACGTGAGGCGATCGCCTCGATCTGCGCCTGCTCGCGCCCTTCCACCATCAAGCGCAGCAACGCCTCGGTGCCTGAGGCCCGCAGCAGGATACGCCCCGTTCCACGCAATTCCTGCTCAGCTTCCGCCACGGCCGCGGCGATGCTGGCGTTCTCGGCCCAACCCGCCAGGTGCTGCACGCGCAGGTTGTGGAGCAGTTGGGGATAGCTGACCATGTCGGCCGCCAGGTCGCGCAGCGAGCGCCCGCTGGCCCGCACCGCCTCGAGCACGCGCAGCGCGCTGATCAGACCATCACCCGTGGTGTTGTCGTCCAGAAAGATCAGATGGCCGCTCTGCTCGCCGCCCAACCGAATGTTGCGGCGCAGCATCTCTTCGAGCACATAGCGATCGCCCACCTTAGCGCGCACGAATTCCCCCCCCATGGCCTTGATCGCATCCTCGAAGCCCATGTTGCTCATCACGGTGGCCACCACCGAGGGCGAGGCCAACCGTCCGGTCGAGACGCCGTGCCGCAGGCAAATCAGCATCAGACGATCGCCGTCGACCGATACCCCGGTGTGGTCGACAGCCAGCAGGCGATCCGCATCGCCATCGAACGCCAGGCCCAGATCGGCCTTGGCGGCCACCACGGCCTCCTGCAGGAAATGCAGATGGGTGGACCCACATTCCCGGTTGATGTTGTCGCCATCGGGTTCGGTGTGCAGCGGAATCACCTCGGCGCCCAGCCGCCGGAGCAAGGCAGGGCCCAGCGCATAGGCCGCGCCGTGACCGCAATCGACCACCACCTTGAGGCCCGAGAGACCGGCCGGCAGCAGGGCCGCCACGTCGTCGAGGTAGCGTGCCGTCAGGTCGTGCGCCTCCGAAATGCGACCGAGCGCTTCCCCTACCGGGCGCGGGATCTCACCGGGCTGGTTCATCAGGCTCTCGATGGCATCCTCCACCGCATCCGGCAATTTGAAGCCGTTGGAACCGAAGAACTTGATGCCGTTGTCCGGCGAGGGATTGTGGCTGGCCGAGATCATCACGCCCGCCACCGCGCCGAGTCGACGCGTGAGCCAGGCGACGCCGGGCGTCGGCAACACGCCCAGACGTTTCACATTCACGCCGACCGCGCAGATGCCGGCGCAGAGGGCCGCCTCCAGCATATCGCCGGAGCGTCGCGTGTCCTTGCCCACCACCACCGTGGGATGTGCTTCCTGGCTCTGCGCCCGCAGGTAGGCCGCCCCGGCGCGCCCCAGTTCAAACGCGCGTTCCGGCGTCAGCTCGCGGTTGGCCAGCCCCCGCACCCCATCGGTTCCGAACAGTCTTGCCACGATGCCCTCGCTTCGTCCTTCCCCGCACCACCCGGGCCGCCCGGCATCCGGCCTGGGGAGGCCGATTATACCCGCCCTGACTCCTGCCGACCAATGGCTGTCTCGCCAGACCAAACGGCCTGTCAGGGCGCCGTTAGCCGAAGCAAGCGCGCCCCGTCACTCCCATAGTCCCCGACATAGAGGATGCCTCCCGGACCGATGGCCAGGCCCCCCACCTCATTGAACATCACCAGAGGGGCCAGCAGAGGCAATTCCGTCTGAACCTCCCCGCTGAGCTTGATGCGTCGAATCAACCCACCGCGGCCGCCCTGACTGCCAGGGTCCAGATTGCGCACCAGCAACTCGCCATTGCTGGCAAAGGTCAAGCGAGCGTTGTTCATCGGGGTGAAGCGGGCCGCCGTCGCCACCCCATCTACGTAGGCGCCAGCAAGGCCCTCGTTCCCACAAAGGGTGCTGACAGTGTGCGTGATGGGGTCATAGCGCCGGATCGAGAGCAGGTCCATGATGTACACCGTTCCCGTCGCATCCACAGCCACGTCGTAGGGGCCCACGAAGGTGGCGGACGCCAGAGCATCCCCATCGGTTTGAGCCTGGAAGATGGAGGGCTGATTCCCATTGCCGGCTATCACCACCACCCCGGAGGCCTGGTCGTAACGCAACACCCGATGCCCCGTCGAGTCGGCGACATAGAGTGATCCCGTGGCCCCTGGTGCAAGGCTGCCCCTGACATCGAGGCCGAGCAGACTTGCCCCTGATGCCGTGAAGATCGGGGCGACGGGGCCGAGCAGGTCGTCCACCTGACCAGTCAGGGTATTGACGCGACGCAGAGCTTGCGTTTGTGACACGTACAGATAGCCGTCCAGGTCACCCAGTTCAATATCCCGCAAGGACTCAAACCGAGCGGTGACCGCATTTCCGGCCGTCGTACCGGGCAAGGTGTGGTTTCCGGCCAGGATATCCACCGTTCCCGGCACATCCGCGGTGACGCCGGGAGTAAAACGCCGCACCGCGAAGCTGCCGAAGGAAGGATTTTGGCGTTTCTCGATGAAATAGAGGGTGCCACTTGCATCGAGCGTCAGGGCGAGGGGGCTCCACAGGGTCGCAGAGGCGATGGCGTTGCCATCCTCAGGCGGATTGGTGAAGGGCAGGCCACCGGCCAGCAGGCGCACCCCAGGGGTTGGAACAGGCGTGGGAGTCGGTGCGACGGAGCCACCGCCACGGCCCCCGCCGCCTCCGCCGCCTCCGCCGCCTCCGCCTCGCGCAGGGGCCGGTGTCGAGGTGGGGGAAGGCAAGGGTGCCAGCGGCGCAGGAGAGGACCCATTGGGCCCAAACGCGCCCGTCAACACTCTTCCGCTGGCGTCCGTAAAAGAAAATTCTCCGGTCGGCGAAACCGTCACCTGGCCCACGGGGAAGTCTTCGATCGAGAGCGGTTCCAGACCGGCCTTGACCTCACGTTGCGCCGAGGCGGCGATGAAGGCGGTCAACGCCTCGCCCACGCGTCGGCTGACATCTTCGGCAACCCCCAGGTCCTGCAGCACCCGTCGAAAGGCCGAGAGTTGCTTCAACTCGCCCTGCCCGTCCAGGCCAGTGGCCATCTGCAGTTCCAGGTCCGGCTTTTCCGTGAAACGCTGCGACGCCGAACGCTCCGATTCGGCCGCGTTCTCAAACAGGGTCCCGAGTGCCGCCTGCAACACCCCGTCACTCAGGCGAAACTGCGCCTTGATGGCCCCCTCGAAGGCCTTCACGGCCAGCGTGCTGGCCGCCGTGAGGCGCAGGGAGACGGGCAAGGTCCCGCTGCCATCACCCGTTTGAAACAAGCCATAGGCACTCGGAGCCGCCAGCCCGAGCCCCGCGCCGGCCGCATCCACGCAAGCCACAAAGACGCGGCCATCCTGCTCGGCCACGAGCTTGAGCGCGTGCAGATGGCGCGTGCGCACGACCACGGCCTCGAAGGCTCCCTGGGCATCGGCCTTGACGAATTCGCGCGTTCCAGCTGCCTGCCCCGCCTCGGCCGCTCCTTGGAATGAAACAGGGTCGCCGGAGGCAAAGTCGTAGGCCCGCACCGTGGCCCCCGCCAGCGGTTGGCCCTGCAGCAGCACCTGCCCGCGAAGTTGCCAGCGTTCCGTGCGACTGGCCGGGATCGAGGGCAGAACCACAGGGGTGGGTTCAGCCGATGGTTGCGTCGAGCCGGGCAGGTCGGGATTGGCGGGATTCGTACACGCGGCCGCCAGCAGACTCAGGACCGCCAGGCCACAGGCAAAGTGTCGTTTGGAGAAAAATTCGGACACGTTGGACGACTCTCTGAGGCTGACCCGGCATCCACCCCGTGGATACCCCCGGCCCCATCCGCATGGGGGCAAATCCGGGCCCATTATTCCCCGCAGCCCGGGCAAACCGACGGTATGCCCGGGGGCGAACTGTCGAAGGTGACGCATCGCGCACGACCCATTCCAACATAACACGATGCAACGTGCGACAGTCCGCCGGGTATGATCTCACGCGTCACACCATCTTGGGAAGAGCCACCGCCGGCGTCTCGCTCGTCTGCGTGCCTCGCCCCCCTTCCGCCGCGAGGTTCGATCGTTGAATTGTCCTGCCTGCCAAGCCCCATTGACGGCCACGGAAGCGGCGCCTGGCCTCTTCGTCGACGTCTGTGCGACGGGCTGCCGCGGTCTGTGGTTCGACCACTTCGAGTTGCAACGCCTCGACGAGCGCCACGAGCATCCTGACTCGCCGGTGCTGAAGCTGTCGAGCGAGGAGGCGAAGGCAGGCACGGCTGCCAGTGGCGCGCGTCGGGTTTGCCCACGCTGCGACGAGGTCGCCCTGTTCAGCCATTTCTTCAGCGTCAAGCGGAAAATTCAAATTGAAAGCTGCCCGCAGTGCGGGGGGCATTGGCTGGACCCCGGTGAACTGCAACTCATTCGTGAGGAATTTCAGTCCACCGAGGCCCGGGAAGAGGCCGCGCTCGCCGAAATCGAAGCCAGCCTGGGCCCCCACCGGCAGGCGCAAGAGGCTCGCCAGGCCGGGTTGCCGAAACGGCGGCCCCTGCTCCTCGGACTGGTCAGCTGGATCGTGGCCCAAGGCGGCTGACCGCCCATCCATCGCCTGCCGGTGCTTGAGCCTCGCGGCCGGGCCGTCACGTCGCGTGCCGCTCCCTCCGATGCCCCAGCCCACGCGGCCTGGGGCGCCCTGGACGCATCAGAAGGTCGTCTTGCCCGTGAACCGAAAGCGCCCGACGCGCAGCGCCGGCGCCCGGCAAGCACCGCCGGCCCAGTTGAGTCCGAGTTTGGTGGTCCGTCCCACCATATCGACCCCTTGCAGGGCCTCCAGCCAAGCTTGGGTAAAGCGCAAGTTCCGCAGCGGACGCACGACCTTGCCCCCCTCCACCAGGAAGGTCCCGTCACGCGTCATGCCCGTCAGCAGGGTGCGACGAGGGTCCAGCTGGTTCACATAGTGAAACCGCGTCACCAGAATGCCCCGGTCGGTGGCCTGCAGCATCTCGTCTTTCGAGGCGTGACCGGGGAGCATCTGCACGTGGGCCGCCCGTGGGCCCGACTTCCAGAAGGCGCCTCCGGCAACGTGATGGCCGGTGGAGGAGCACCCCGCAGCCAGGGCCGAGCGCCGGTCATGGACGGGGTGGCCGGCCACCCCGTGTTCGAACAGCGGGACGCGACGAGAGGGCACGCCTTCGTCGTCGAAGGGGACCGGCAAGCCATTGACATCACGCGGATCATCGATGATGGTCAGCGCGGAGGGAATCAAGGGCTCGCCGCTCCGGCCGGACAGGAAGGAACGCCCCTCGGCCACATCTTCGGCGCCGAAAGCGCGCCCGAGGTAGCTCAGCAGTTCCAGTACGGCGTACTCCTCCAGGATCACCGGATACTCGCCCGGCTCCAGGTCAACCGGATGTCGGCTGCGCATGGCCCGGTCGATCGCCTCCTCGGCCAGCGCCTCGCCGTCGATCAGCCCCGCGTCGAGGTGCGTATCGGCGGCCCAGCCACTGGAATCTTCGCCCATGACGACGGTATTGAAATGGGCCGTCGTGCCGAGGTGATGGGCCCAGGCCCCCTCGCTGGTGGCGATCGCCAGCTGGCGAACGCCCGTCTGGAAAGCCCCCGCGGCCGTCAAACCTTCGAGCGCGGCGTCGCGGCACACGTGCGCCACGACGCGTGCCCGATCGACCGGTTCGAAGCCCCGCGTGCGGGGGGAATGGGCCAGGGGAATCGGGTCGATGCCGTAGCGAGGGGCAAAGCCGGGGAAATCAGGATCAGGGGCGTGCAGGCGGGCAATGGCCGCGGCCCGCGCCACCGCGTCGCGAAGCCCTGCCGGGGACAGGTCATTCGTGCTGGCTTCCCCCAGTTTCTGCCCGAGCGCCACGCGCACGCTGACGCTGAGGTCACACTCACTGACGTTCTGATGAATCCGATTACCGGCAAAGCGGGTCAGATGGGCGGTCTCCCCGCGCAGGGTCACCTGAGCCGCATCCCCGACCTGACGCGCTTGGGCGAGCACCTGTTCCGCCAGGGCGTGTAAAGACGCTTCGTCGCGAATTTCGGTTTGTACTGCCGACACGGGGAATGCCTCGCGGTGGGTGGAGGGGAAACGGGACTCAGCGAGCCAGGCCGACTTGCACCTGACGGAAGCGGGCAGGACTCGCGCCGTGGCCCACATGGGCCACTTGCATGGGTTGCCCCTTGCCGCAGTTCGGGGTTCCCCAGATCTGCCATTCCGAGGCGCCCGCAATCGCATCGCAGCCGGCCCAGAAAATCGGCGTGATACCCGTGTAGGTCGGATTTTTCAGCATCCGCCCGAGTCGACCACGCTTGACCTCCCAGGCAATCTGCGCGCCGAACTGGAAATTGACCCGCTTGTCGTCGATGCTCCAGCTGCGGTTGGTGTGCATGTAAATGCCGTCGTCGGTGTCGGCGATGATGTCCGCCAAGGTGCCGCTGCCGGGCTCCAAGTTGACGTTGGTCATGCGCACCATGGGAATGCGATTCCAGTTGTCCGCGCGCGCCATGCCGCCGCTCGGCAGACCGAGCTGGGCTGCGGTCTCGCGACAAGAGAGAAAGCCCGTGAAGCGACCGGCCTCGATGATCGGCACGCGCTGGGCCGGCACACCCTCATCGTCCCAGCCAAAGGTGCCCAGGCCGCCAGGCAGGGTGGCATCGGCCGACACGGTGACGATCGGCGAGGCGTACTGAAAGCTTTCCCGCATGCCCGGGTTCAGGAAGCTGGTGCCCGCGAAGGCGGCCTCGTAACCGAGCACCCGGTCGAGTTCGATGGCGTGACCGATCGACTCGTGAATCTGCAAGGCCAGCTGGGTGGGATCGAGAATCAGGGTCGTGACCGTGCTGGGGCACGGGTCCGCCCGCAGCAGCGCGGCCGCCTCTTCAGCGATGCGCGTGGCGTGGCCCGGCAGGTCGAGTTCGCGTACCATTTCGTAACCGCGGGTGGCCTGATGGCGTCCGAAAGAATTGGGATACGAGCGCGTCTGAACTTCCGTCTCGCCGACGGCCGTGGCCTCGATGCCGCAGCCGGTCTCCGTCAGGACCTGCTCGAGGTAACTGCCTTCACTGCTGAGAAACAGTTTGGTTTCCCGCTGACAGGTGATCACCCCACTGGTGACCCGCACCCCCGGAACGGCCCGCATGGCGCTCTCCGCCTCCATCAAGATGGCCAGCTTGGTCTCCACGGGCACCTGGAAGGGGTCCTCCTGCAGCGGCGTTTCGTAGCGGCCTTGCACGACCAGCGGCGGGCCCAGCGAAACCGGGCGCCCGGCCACCGTGGCGCTGGCCTTGGCCGTGGCGATCGCCATCCGCGTGACCCGTTCGACTTCGGCTCGGGTCAGCTGTGACGAACTGGCGAACCCCCAGGCGCCGCCCAGCAACACCCGAACCCCAAACCCACGGCTGAGGTCCGTGGTGGTGCCTTCCGGCCTGCCATCGCGGGTGGCGACGGTGTCGACCAGCCGTTCGACGCAGCGCACGTCCGCATAGCTGGCCCCCAGCGAGCGGGCCAGGTCCAGCGCCGCTTGCGCCAAAGGCAGACAGGCGGTCGCCCATTGCGGCGTGGCAGCTAGCATCGTCGAGGCGCCTCATCCAGCAAACGCGGCAAAAACCGCAGCGTATCCGAGCCTTCATGCTAGCACCCGCGAGAGTGAGCGTCACGGGCGCCTCAGGGCGGACGTCGAGGACCAGGGCAAGGTTGGGTATGAAACCCTGGGCGAAGGTCATCAAGGGATGACGGGACCGCCCGTGCGGCAAGAGGTCGAGAGCGTGCGCGCCAGATGGCTGGTTCTGAGCTTCGCGGGAGTGGTGATGGCCGCGCAGGCCTGCCAGAGCCCCAGCACGCCAGAGACCAGCGAGCTATCAGGCACGACGAAGAAGCCCAAAACGGCCTCCAAGAGCAGCCCAGCGGCCAATCAAAGCGATTCGCCATCTGCCAGCTTCGCCCCGGGGTCCCCCAATCCGACGGCCAGCAACACGGCGGTGACCGCCACCCCGACCGCCTCCGCGACCGCCCCCCCCTCGCCCACCCCCACCCCGATCGCGAGCACCACCCAACCCTCCACGGCCACGGGCACCCAAACGACCGTGAGCAGCGGCACGCAGCCCGTCGCGAGCCAGACGAACCCGATTCTCTACACCGGCCAGGCGTTTTCGATCGAGTTTCTGGCTGGTGGCCAGATTGACGGCAATCCCACAACCATCGTC harbors:
- a CDS encoding nucleotidyltransferase family protein, yielding MNLSETAAILTAAGRSVRMGTPKALLDWAGKPLIAHQVAALAGCAQVLVVLGHEALAVRPFVPTGPRVTVLDNPDFEAGRASSIALACRFLASSPAPRGVLLVAVDQPLPPALPRFLMDRVAGDSLAVQPVFEGRCGHPVWIHRSLLPELLRLEAHPEGLRSLLQQHRDHLQEVPVPFPEVLLNLNHPEDYEAARAACL
- a CDS encoding TldD/PmbA family protein, yielding MSAVQTEIRDEASLHALAEQVLAQARQVGDAAQVTLRGETAHLTRFAGNRIHQNVSECDLSVSVRVALGQKLGEASTNDLSPAGLRDAVARAAAIARLHAPDPDFPGFAPRYGIDPIPLAHSPRTRGFEPVDRARVVAHVCRDAALEGLTAAGAFQTGVRQLAIATSEGAWAHHLGTTAHFNTVVMGEDSSGWAADTHLDAGLIDGEALAEEAIDRAMRSRHPVDLEPGEYPVILEEYAVLELLSYLGRAFGAEDVAEGRSFLSGRSGEPLIPSALTIIDDPRDVNGLPVPFDDEGVPSRRVPLFEHGVAGHPVHDRRSALAAGCSSTGHHVAGGAFWKSGPRAAHVQMLPGHASKDEMLQATDRGILVTRFHYVNQLDPRRTLLTGMTRDGTFLVEGGKVVRPLRNLRFTQAWLEALQGVDMVGRTTKLGLNWAGGACRAPALRVGRFRFTGKTTF
- a CDS encoding zf-TFIIB domain-containing protein, with protein sequence MNCPACQAPLTATEAAPGLFVDVCATGCRGLWFDHFELQRLDERHEHPDSPVLKLSSEEAKAGTAASGARRVCPRCDEVALFSHFFSVKRKIQIESCPQCGGHWLDPGELQLIREEFQSTEAREEAALAEIEASLGPHRQAQEARQAGLPKRRPLLLGLVSWIVAQGG
- the glmM gene encoding phosphoglucosamine mutase — encoded protein: MARLFGTDGVRGLANRELTPERAFELGRAGAAYLRAQSQEAHPTVVVGKDTRRSGDMLEAALCAGICAVGVNVKRLGVLPTPGVAWLTRRLGAVAGVMISASHNPSPDNGIKFFGSNGFKLPDAVEDAIESLMNQPGEIPRPVGEALGRISEAHDLTARYLDDVAALLPAGLSGLKVVVDCGHGAAYALGPALLRRLGAEVIPLHTEPDGDNINRECGSTHLHFLQEAVVAAKADLGLAFDGDADRLLAVDHTGVSVDGDRLMLICLRHGVSTGRLASPSVVATVMSNMGFEDAIKAMGGEFVRAKVGDRYVLEEMLRRNIRLGGEQSGHLIFLDDNTTGDGLISALRVLEAVRASGRSLRDLAADMVSYPQLLHNLRVQHLAGWAENASIAAAVAEAEQELRGTGRILLRASGTEALLRLMVEGREQAQIEAIASRLAKVIYQELSPAPTVLA
- a CDS encoding XdhC/CoxI family protein, producing the protein MRNDKVLARLHESLAAGLPVALATVTGISGSIPTEVGAKLLVDAQGQILAGTVGGGALEAVVIHRLVRAIAERAPLELEHHLTDDEASTLGMTCGGSIRLFLEPYVAHPRLVLVGAGHVNQAVARLARDLDYDLWVIDDRPQWVTADYFPHAQRLELVASLRSPFESLTHTEEAFLVIATRCHATDRLVLREAARRPWRYVGMIGSAHKVETIVAEFRADGGLGTLDGRLRAPIGLDLGGKSPASVALSILAEVQMTRYGRPGVPLTGRVAGPAQESV
- a CDS encoding TldD/PmbA family protein; translated protein: MLAATPQWATACLPLAQAALDLARSLGASYADVRCVERLVDTVATRDGRPEGTTTDLSRGFGVRVLLGGAWGFASSSQLTRAEVERVTRMAIATAKASATVAGRPVSLGPPLVVQGRYETPLQEDPFQVPVETKLAILMEAESAMRAVPGVRVTSGVITCQRETKLFLSSEGSYLEQVLTETGCGIEATAVGETEVQTRSYPNSFGRHQATRGYEMVRELDLPGHATRIAEEAAALLRADPCPSTVTTLILDPTQLALQIHESIGHAIELDRVLGYEAAFAGTSFLNPGMRESFQYASPIVTVSADATLPGGLGTFGWDDEGVPAQRVPIIEAGRFTGFLSCRETAAQLGLPSGGMARADNWNRIPMVRMTNVNLEPGSGTLADIIADTDDGIYMHTNRSWSIDDKRVNFQFGAQIAWEVKRGRLGRMLKNPTYTGITPIFWAGCDAIAGASEWQIWGTPNCGKGQPMQVAHVGHGASPARFRQVQVGLAR